Part of the Scomber japonicus isolate fScoJap1 chromosome 6, fScoJap1.pri, whole genome shotgun sequence genome, TTCACATGAAGACTTGGTTTTAAAGACCAAAGCTAATGATTATGGAGTATCCCACAAAAATCAGAACTTTGCATAAATTGGCCCATCTCGTCTTTTTTtccagaaaattaaaatgaatggtTCCCCTCTCAAGGTAAAGAACTCTGGAACTCCTAAAAAAGGAGAAGGGAAAAGCTCCGCTCCATCCACTCCAAAATCAGGCAAAAAGTCTGGggacaagaaagaaggaaagaaaactgGAAAGAGCGGTGATAAGAAACTCAACGTCCTCAAAGCTTctaaaaaagatggaaaagcTGGTGCTAAAACACCGAAGATGAAGCAGATGACTCTGCTGCATCTGGCCAAGAGCACCCCTGCTGGTAGCCCTAAAAAGCGAGCTCGTAGTACTGGCATGGGCACACCTAAGCTGGGGAAGCCTTTGCATCCTATGGCTCTCCACCTCCTTCGTTACTATAAGGAGAACAAGGACAAAGAGGACAAAAAGAACTCCATTTCCTCCCTCATCTCAAAGGCTGCAAAGACCCTGTCATCAGAAGACCGAGGCAGACTACCTGAGGAGCTCAAGGAGCGGGTGCAGAAAAGCTGGGAGCTGCTGGAGCAAAAGAGGCGATGGGCTGCCATGAGTGAAGAGGAAAAgcaggaagagatgaagaagaagcgGGAAGAACTCAGAGCGAAACTGCGAGAAAAGGCTAAGGAGAGGCGGGAGAAGGAGATGCTGGTCCGTCGCGAACAATCACGCAGATACGAGGACCAGGAGCTCGAAGGTGACAAGACCATGCCGACATTCAAGCTCGTAGACATGCCCGAGGGGTTGCCCAACACCCTTTTTGGTGATGTGGCTATGGTTGTAGACTTCCTTAACGCCTATGCTGGGCTGCTGATGCCAGATGACCAGTATCCCATCACGGCTGTGGCTCTGATGGAAGCACTGTCTGGGGAAAGCTCAGGCTTCCTTTACCTGAACCGCGTGCTGGTGGTGCTGCTCCAGACGCTGCTGCAGGACGAGCTGGCAGAAGGCTACAGTGAGCTCGACATGCCCTTATCTGAGATCCCCCTTACCATGCATTCAGTGTCGGAGCTGGCTCGGTTGTGTCTGCGGCCATGTGACGCTCACGGTGAGGAGAGCGGCCAGGGATCAGAGGCCTCCGGTGCACTGGGCGGTTTCGATGACGTGGTGACCAGTGAATTCCTGGAGAAGCTTGAGACAATCGAAGTGTTTGAACTTAGCCCCGAGGAGAAGGTCAGCCTCCTGGTGGCTCTGTGCCACCGCATCCTCATGACCTACTCTGTGGAAGACCACGTTGATTCAATGCAGCAACGGTCAGCCGAGCTGTGGAAGGAACGCCTGGCAATGCTCAAAGAGGTCAATGACCGCAAGAAGgctgagaagaagaagcaaaaggAGATGGAGAGCAAAGGTAGGCAAGAATCACCAGAGTGCTTTTCTAGCAGTAGTgactcaaatgtgaagatttcatacttttaaaatactttattgtGAATCCCACTTATTTACCCACTCTTTTGTGTTATAAAGCTTATATAATACCCACATGGTATCAGTACagcttgtttttgcttttaatatgaatgctttgattattaatttttaaaagaaaatcttcaGTTAGTGTTtcattagtctttttttaataattgtccccaaaatgtaaataaaagttaaaaacaaaacattcttaGTTTTCTTTCTGGCTTTTTTTGTGCTCAAAggtgagaagaaaaaagaggggggaGCTAAGAAGGAGGTCaaaaaggaagtaaaggtgGAGCCAGAACCGGAGCCAGAGGACATGATCAGTTCAGTGAAGAGCCGGCGGCTGATGTCCATGCAAGccaagaaggagaaggaggagctgGACAGGCAGAACAAAGGTAAacttcatatttattaaaataaagatttttgaAAAATGGTTAACTGGCAGCTTAGTTGCATATACATGCATGTTGTcattcagagaaaaaaacattttttaaaattcagtatATCTCATTCTTATATTTTGTCCCACTTTAGAGCGCATGGAGAAGGAAGCTGAGGAGGAGCGCATGCGTAGGCAGAGGGCTTCTGTAGAGAGGGCCTTTCAGGATGGTATAACCAAAGCCAGACTCGTCATGCGCAGGACGCCCCTGGGTACAGACAGAAACCATAACAGGTTAGTGCTGCACATTATTACCATTGGCCAGCTGAGGACCCCTGCCTGAAGTGTACTGTTTAATTAGAAAACAGAATAACccaacatataaacacatacatttaaCAAATGATAACCATGTGTTTCTTGGTGTTTTTGTCCAGATACTGGCTTTTCTCTGATGTGGTTCCTGGTTTGTACATTGAGAAAGGCTGGGTGCATGAAAGCATCGACTACAGCTTCACCCCTCCGCCTGAGGAAAAACCAGCTGAGGCTGAGCCTgaagcggaggaggaggaggaagcggACGCTGAGCCGGCTGCCACTCAGGAGTCACAAGGTACAGTCTTTGATACAGATAACTTCAAAATACAGAaacattgatgtttttaaaactcaaaCATTGGTATCAACTTCAAAGTGGTGATTTGTTTCCACATTCATGTCTGTTCAGTTTTTCTTGGTTTACGGTCTTGTGTGTATGCACATAATTGGTAATTTAAGTGTTAATGCTTTTTCAACTCTTCAGtcataaaaatgtacatattaaaTTCTTGCAATTATTGTCTGTAATGTAGGAGCTGAGAAGGATGATGGCAGCGTAGATGGTGCTGTGAGTGAGAGTGCCCAGCAGGGAGCAGCACCAGACGTCTGTATAGAAACTACAGTTCCCAAACAGGGACAGAACCTCTGGTGAGAGCTTCTGTCATTGTCTGTCTTCTTTCATTTGATTAAtttcatgcttttctttttagtcTTCTCTGCTTACTAACTGTCCTACTTCTGCACACAGGTTCATATGTGACAGCCCAGCTGAGCTGGATGAACTGCTGGAAAGTCTTCATTCTCAGGGGGTTCGAGAAAGTGAACTGAAGAGAAAGATACAAAGCAGGTGAACACTCTCACTATAATTAGTTTAACAAGCATGAAACCATCCATTCCTACTGAACTGTTAAAGCGTAGTCCGGTTTTACCAGCTGTCAGATCTGTTGAAGTGATTCAGCAGATGTTTAAAGTTTCAgctttctacttcctgttaaaacagaaatgcctttattttgaaattggcATTTGTTGTATTGGAGCCTTAGTGACAACCTTGTAGATTATGGAGAAAAATTTAGATTGAAAATTAATTGAATACAGAGCCACCAAAGCATTGACAAACATCTACAGTGTTGGTTTAACACTGAAAGCTGCTCAAAGTTTGTTGTCCAGAGCTGACAACATTGTTCTTAATTGAGACGGCGGCAGCAGTGtagtaaatataaaaatgaatacaagCTGTCCCTTCCTCTCACAGGTACCAGGACATCCTGCACTCCATCCATCTGACCCGTAAAGCTAAATTGGGCCTCAGGACCTGTGATGGTAACGCAGAGCTGCTCAAATACTTGCGCAGTGATATTCAGGAAGTAGCCTCACGACTCCAGAAGGGAGGCCTCGGATACCTGGATGACAACGTAGATATCGAAGAACAGGTgatgtgtttttctgaaatatattATGTTAGTAGTTTTATCTTCCACATTTACCTTCACTGAAGACTTGAAGTGTATTTAGGTTGTGGTTCAATAGATAGATTTAACAGGAAATGGTATATCGATTTATGTAGATTAGTCTTCTTAGTCAAGAAAATAGGTAATTAAAACCTGAATTTTGTCTTGTCGTTGTTTGGAAAGATAGCTTATGTTTCATCAAATTTGTCATGGAACtgattgtgcatgtgtgtctgcattgTGCATGAAACCTTGGAGTATTAATTCataactgtttgtgtttttcatcccCTCAACAGTTGAAAGAAATGGATAGCTTGAAAAACTTTGGCGAGTGCATCATCACCATTCAGGCCTGTGTAATCAAAAAGTTCCTGCAGGGATTCATGGCTcccaaacagaaaaagaagaaaaggcaagGAGCAGAAGAAAGCAGCAAATCTGAGGAGGTGGATGAGGAGAAGAGGCTGGCAGAGGAGGCCAAGGTGAGAGAATGGAGTTAAACTGTTGTGCCTCTGTTCAAGTATGTGTCTCATAAGTGATGTGATCCATAAAAGAGCTCAAGTAGCCTCCAATAATCTCCCTAAAAAATGACACTTTTCCTTTTAGGTTGCAACGGCGGTAGAGAAGTGGAAGACGGCAATCCGAGAGGCCCAGACCTTTTCCCGCATGCATGTGTTGCTAGGAATGTTGGACGCTTGCATAAAGTGGGACATGTCTGCAGAGAACGCCCGCTGCAAAGTCTGCCGTAGGAAAGGTAAGCAATGTTTCAAATATCAATTTAATCTTAAAAAGGGTTAATAAAACAGGTTATTTGCAGCCAATGAGAgcattatgatgatgatgatattagGAAGATGGTATGGTATGTAATGTACATTTAGGAAAAGAAAACTAATATGAACATTTCAATATAACTACACACCACAACTGATGTTAAACAACTAAATATTACATGCTGACTTATAAAATGTCAGCATGTATCTACAGTGTGGGCGAAGCAGTGCCACACAACCCGACCCATCTTCTGCTTCCTGTCTAGCGCTCAGGCAGAGTCCATCAGTGCTGCATCTGATGGAGTCTAGACCTAGATCCATTCGGGGCAGCAGCAGGCTCAGAGCAAGACAGACTAGTAGTGTCAGGCAGGTCTACGTGCAGCACTGGCAGCCCCGCAGGCCAAAAGGTGAACCTGTAGTGATAAGATGAAGATAAGAAATGTCTGACATTTTCAGGGAGTGAAAAGCAGGAATATTTAGGATactgaaggattttttttttcatgagacCAGAACATTTAGTAAAACTGCTCCTTTAGCTCAGTCTTGTGATTCCTTCTGATCTCTTCAAGGTGACGACGAGAAACTTATCCTCTGTGATGAGTGTAACAAGGCCTTCCACCTGTTCTGCCTGCGACCAGCGCTGTACCGCATACCTGCCGGCGAGTGGCTGTGCCCGGCCTGCCAGCCCACTGTGGCCAGACGCGGCTCCCGTTCAAGGTAACTGTGGTttgtctctgttctctgtcatcCACAATCAGCTGATTACAACGCTCTGGGGTAACCTTAGACTTCATATCTCCCGCCTCAATGTTGAGCACATATCCCACCCTCTAAATGAACATTCAAGTCATTCATGTGCCATCTTTTTCTGCAGGAACTATAACCAAGACTCAGACGAAGAGGACTCTGAGGAAGAGTCTGAAGAAGAGGActctgaggaagatgaagatgatgaggaagacAATGACTATAAAGCCATGGGGCACAGCTGTGAGTATTAGAGAGAAGAAATCATAAAGGCTTTTCAGGTTAATGAAGATCAATAATGGATATTTATTAGTCTTTTTGGAAATGTATTGTGTGCCATACAGGTTGGATTGGAGTGATTTTAATAACCATGGcactaaatgaaaatataatacagCATACGAAAGATAATTTCCCAAAAGGATACAGGTTTTAAGAAGTTAGACTGTTTTGGAAAACGGGTCCTTGGTGCCGAGGTTTTGGGAATGAGAGGAATGCTGACGGGGACTTTCTGGCCCTGTCCTCTCCTCGTCTCTATTGTCTTTGTGTTGTCATGTAGCACAGGGCAGGTCTGGACCTTGCTTTGAAGCCATGTCTCACATCTGGCTTCACTCAAAGTATGTGGCAGGATGATCCCATCTGTCAGTTCAGGCCTACACGTCAAGTTTAACCATGATTAAGTTTTGTGCATGGATGCCTAATAGTTCATTAGAGGATTGGAACGCATCTAAGAAGTGATttgttgtgtgattgtgtgacaGTCTGCTTTGTACATGTATGGTGACACTTTTACTGGGTTTCACAAGCCGAATTTCAGCATATCCAAAATATTGGATAAATTATTGTGTTAGTCAGGATTGGTTAATACTgcttattttattaaattagtTTATGTCTTGTACTGATCACacattaaacagttttttttctacagtttttttttttttttttttttaacttctgcCTGTTTCTTGTCCTGATCACCTCTTATTTTTGCTATACAGTGAGAccaaggaagaaaaataagcagTCTTCATCTCGGCAGAAAAGTTCAAAAAGTAAATCCAAGAAACAGTCGTCCTCAAGCAGCAAGCAGAGGACCGGCCCCAACAGCCCCGCAGACATTGACGAACTGGTAAGAAACGGCACATGACGCGTACAGGAGAGTTGATGTATATTTCACAAACCTGCAGGCATCTTGTATTACTGGTCTGTGCTAATTGTTGCTTGTGTGTGCGGTTTCTGCAGGTGCGTCAGAGTTCCCAATCAGGAGTTCGCAGGCAGGCGCTGGAGCTGGAGAGGTGTGAAGAAATCCTGAAGAAACTGATGAAATTCCGCTACAGCTGGCCTTTCAGGTGAGCTCACAACACACtcctgtatgtttgtatgtatagaTGTGTGCTAGGtgggagacttttttttttttttttttttttttttttttttaataaagttctCATTCAGTGTTTATCTCGAGACTTAATCAGGACTTTTTATATCAGTGAAACTTTGACAGTGTTTGTAAATGAGCATGTTCAAATTATTGACAAGTgataaaatgaaaagtaaagagCTGTTTGCTTTTCTCCTGCAGTTGACTGTGATGCTGCTCTACTGCTAAACTGAGatcattttctccttttgcTGAAATATCATCAACTTGTTCATTTGTATCAatcaaaagatttatttttggggcATATTTAGCCTTTATTTGTAAGCACAGTAGTGGcatagaggacaacaggaagcagGGAGAGATTTGAACCAGGGACACTGCGATTATGTTTCACACGATTTAACCACTCGACTACCCAAGTGCTCCTTGTAGCAGtctaaaaggaaaacaaactgcTTATATTTCAGGATGAGACAAATGTATTAATAAcaacagcaataataataaagatattttGCAGGAGTGAATATATCAAGAATTATTGTGACCTTGTCTAACatgctctgctcctctctcaggGAGCCTGTGTCCACAGAGGAGGCTGAGGACTACCTGGACATCATCTCGCAGCCCATGGATTTCCAGACTATTCTCGGAAAGTGCAGCCAGGGCTCGTATCGGCACGCGCACGACTTCCTGGAAGACATGAAACTGGTCTTCTCCAACGCAGAGGAGTACAATCAGCAGGGCAGCACCGTGCTCTCCTGTATGGTCAAGACGGAGCAGACCTTCACCGAACTGCTCCAGAAGCTGCTGCCTGGCCTCAGCTACCTCCGCCGACGCTCACGGAAACGCATCAGCCAAGCTCCTGCAACAtccgaggaagaggaggaagatgatgatgaagaagaagaggaggaggaggaggaggaggaggaagaaccGAAGAAGAAAATGCAGAACGGCAaatcaaacaggaagaaaagcGGAAATGGTCGGGTACAGAGGGATGAGGAGAGcgagagtgaggaagaggaggaggatgacggcaatgaggaggaggaggaggatgatgatgatgatgatgatggcaggAGGAGAAGTAAGAGGGCCTCTGCCACCTCAGGCAAGAAGGATTACAGGGAGCAGGATAGTGACGGCGAGCGGGACACACGGAGAACTCGGCAGCGGGGGGGCCGGGGTGATGCCGGCAGGGGGAGCAGTGACGACGAGCGCTCCAGCCATCAGCGACATTCCAAGAGACTGAAACGCTCATGAAGACCAGggtgcttttttgttttgtcgtctctttgctttaaaaatttCTGTCCCGCTCCTCTAAAAATGATCAAGagccctccatctcctcctccctcagcgGGACTTAATCCTCagaaggacatttttttttttgtgttttattgaatttatgttcatattttgaaaaattacaaaagaaaactgatttatatttgtaacatgtttaatattggtgttttttttgttttgttttttttcaaccaaGAAAAATGAGACATTTGAGATAATGGAGAGGTCCTTATAGCTCTTAAGACTCTTTGATTTGAATTTCAGTTTCAAGTTGATAacctcacatgcacacacgtgtTTAATTTGACTAAAAATGTCCATAATGTCATATGAAGtgctttgtttttacatttactcTCCCCAAACACCAGTGCAGTGTAATCGGAGGTCTGTCACAGCCatcactgaaaacatttgtcATCAACATCTTATGTTACATCTCGTGTTTTCACTGACTTAAACTTCTTGTTAAAGAGATGGTGTCGATGTAGCTGAAACCCTTTGTGCAGACTAAGAAttctgtcttaaaaaaaaaaaaaaaaaagaaaagagaggaaaaaaaagcaaagttgATGGCTGACATGTATTTTTCCTCACCTGAAAAACGGCTCTTAGTACGAAGCATTTTGCCACCAGGAATATTTTTGGTCAAATGCAAGTTTATAGATAAATACGATAGGATTTTACTAGTTATAGTTTTTCTTTCCAGCCTACGCTCAGATTTTATTATCAAAAGCTGGGTCGAGACACAACTAGACATGAGTTTGACGCTCAGCTGTTGGTGCCAAGATGTTTTGAAAAACAGCGACCCGGCTATTGGTGTAGAGCTGAGCAGCCTTCCTCCTCTGTAGTGCCCTGCCACTTTAAAAGAACCGGTACCTCAACCCTCCATCAGTTTGCACTCTTTTTGTGTAAAGTGCAACTATTATGCCAGCAGCTGCAGGACCACACTTTATTGAAATTATGTGCATAAACATTTGtaaagtgtttaaaaacaacaaatgtaatgtttgttATGAAAATGGGCATTttgaatatttgatattttttgcacattttatttgGTATTGTAAATGAGACTTGTTAGTTGATCTTAATCACATCCAATAAATTGCAAGGTTCAACTGGGGCTCTCCTAGTGCAGAGAACATGTCAGATAtttcttttcacacatttgTCACAGCAGAAATAGTTGTATTAGTCGTATGTACATTTTGTAGCAAACACCTAACGCCCCTGTTCATTTCAATGGATTTTGTGACATTACAGTAAGTGAAACCAGCTCCTCAGAGACACAAGGTGGCGCTCTACTCCTGCACTTTGAAAAATGTTCCCTAGCAGCTCCCAGGTGATTCAGTGACACTGTTTGTAACACCTGACTGTCGCTGCTTTGTGTGGAAGCTGTATAGATGTGGTAATTTTATGAGTAAACACAAAGCTGCTTTACTTTAAAGTCACGCAGGGCAGGAAAACTACTGCAGCAACTCTTTGAATGAGACACAACACCCACTAAATAACCTCTCTAAACACTTTTGAACGTGCAGAAGTTTCTATGTAGTTTCTCTGTGAGGTTGCCAGCAGTGTATATATActggtgtgtatatatatatatataacggCAGTGGTTGGTTTGGCCTCTTCTGTctgtactgtgctgtgctgttctcctgttgtgtttttctagtGCTGTTTATCATTGAGATGTTTTTTGATTTTACTTTGCCGCcaatccccccctccccccagttttttttttctgttttaattcgGCTTTGTTCCTGACATGATCACAGTTGTTACAATCACTCTTATAATTGCTTGACATTTCAACCAACAAGCAAAAAAGTGACTGCCCTTCTCAAGAGGAGACCTGACTGTAAATGCTTTCTTTATTCTTGGAGGAACTGCAAAAGTCTTttacacttcctttttttatatatatatttatagtctCTAAAGGTGGGTTGGGGCAGGTTTTCAGAGGATTCACATGTAAAGAATTTCCAATAAAGGCTATGGACGAAGACCGTAGTTCTCCCTGCTTTATTTTGTGTTGACCTTAACGAGTGTCCCCAGGTGAGACAGACATCACTGCCATATGTAAACCTTGTGATAGGCGACTGGGGAGGAAAATGGGCTAGCCGTGACCACTGACTGATGTcttctttactttttaataaaatatcaaacagatctctttctttctgttgtcgACTCTTTCTCAGAACATCTGAATCATCAATTCAACGCACAATCAGCATTAAATACGATACGATGAAGCCAAAACTCACAAATGGTTTCATTATTCACAGAGAGGGATGAGCAACTTCTGTGGAAAAGACCAAGTTGTTAGGGCTTAATCACCTAACGATTCCAGTATCCAGTATTACAATTTATTTAACTGTGAGGTGCAACATTAAGTGTTACATGGACATTTTCAAGGTGTTGCTCAAATCCTTTCATTGACTTGACCAAATCTGAAGAATGAACAGCTTCACCTTGGCCAGTAGAAATCTGCAGACACCAGATACTTAAACAAGGCTGTTACAATGTCTAGACTGCCATTAAATGTGGTTTCTAAGGTTGTTTATGGACCAAAATAATTATTTGGAGCCAGTTTCACAAGGAGCTCCTAACAGAAAAAATTGCCCTTAAAGGTAAATTGTGGAAAACCGCACAGTTCCACAGTAAACAGCCAAAATGAAGCGTTTGTCTAATGTCCGGAGCAGAGGAGCGTGGAAGCAGGACAGCGAGATCCTCTGAAATGTCTACTGAGGGTGCTGACAGCGAGTGAGCCATCTGTAATTTGGCAACAGGTGTTACAAGGCTAAGACGGATCAGAGGTCAGAGAAGTCGGTGGAAACATTGCACTTGATTAGTGACAGTGAGTGACGAGCACGGTGGTGGCTGCATTCAACTAGCCTATAACAACGCAAAAATGATGTTTCACTTTTGAACCTAGAGATAAGAATGCTGTGTGTCATTTCCATCCATTCACCACTTAAAAGCCCTAAAAGAATAAAGAGGTTTGCATATCCATGATGTTGACCCAGAAGAAAAGAAGTTAAAGGCAGATTGTTGGAGAGATATTGTAGCtttttgtccattttgttgttatttctaTTAGAAGACCTGCTGGCCGTTTTCGGAAAATGGAGCCAAAACCAACTGAACAGTTGCTACATCCTAAAATGAACTCTACATGAATTGAATGACCATCTAATGAACTCTGAAAAATGTATCACTTTGTTCTTAAATTGGAACATAACGCAATGCAGGCATGATACATTAACTTTTTGACATTCGGTGGATCTATCTGGGTCTTTCCAAACTCATGCAACGTGTGAAGTATT contains:
- the baz1b gene encoding tyrosine-protein kinase BAZ1B codes for the protein MAPLLGRKPYPLAKPLAEPPGPGEEVYIIEHTKEAFRNKEEYEARLQRYSERIWTCKSTGSNQLTHKEAWEEEQEVTELLQEEYPQWFEKPVLEMVHHNTVSLDKLVEMAWVEILTKYAVGEECDFLVGKDKSLQAKVVKIHPLENPEGETGEKKLEGACDSPSSDKENASQENQRKEPPPREEENRRESLSDRARRSPRKLPTAMKEERKRWVMPKFLPHKYDVKLINEDKVISDVPVDSLNRTERPPTKEIMRYFIRHYALRLGMGESAPWVVEDELVKKFNLPSKFSDFLLDPHKFLAENPSAKRKSLTSPEGKPRKKLKTPDTPGEDSGNEKGEKKKKKKDAMGMPLSPTIWGHMQVKNSGTPKKGEGKSSAPSTPKSGKKSGDKKEGKKTGKSGDKKLNVLKASKKDGKAGAKTPKMKQMTLLHLAKSTPAGSPKKRARSTGMGTPKLGKPLHPMALHLLRYYKENKDKEDKKNSISSLISKAAKTLSSEDRGRLPEELKERVQKSWELLEQKRRWAAMSEEEKQEEMKKKREELRAKLREKAKERREKEMLVRREQSRRYEDQELEGDKTMPTFKLVDMPEGLPNTLFGDVAMVVDFLNAYAGLLMPDDQYPITAVALMEALSGESSGFLYLNRVLVVLLQTLLQDELAEGYSELDMPLSEIPLTMHSVSELARLCLRPCDAHGEESGQGSEASGALGGFDDVVTSEFLEKLETIEVFELSPEEKVSLLVALCHRILMTYSVEDHVDSMQQRSAELWKERLAMLKEVNDRKKAEKKKQKEMESKGEKKKEGGAKKEVKKEVKVEPEPEPEDMISSVKSRRLMSMQAKKEKEELDRQNKERMEKEAEEERMRRQRASVERAFQDGITKARLVMRRTPLGTDRNHNRYWLFSDVVPGLYIEKGWVHESIDYSFTPPPEEKPAEAEPEAEEEEEADAEPAATQESQGAEKDDGSVDGAVSESAQQGAAPDVCIETTVPKQGQNLWFICDSPAELDELLESLHSQGVRESELKRKIQSRYQDILHSIHLTRKAKLGLRTCDGNAELLKYLRSDIQEVASRLQKGGLGYLDDNVDIEEQLKEMDSLKNFGECIITIQACVIKKFLQGFMAPKQKKKKRQGAEESSKSEEVDEEKRLAEEAKVATAVEKWKTAIREAQTFSRMHVLLGMLDACIKWDMSAENARCKVCRRKGDDEKLILCDECNKAFHLFCLRPALYRIPAGEWLCPACQPTVARRGSRSRNYNQDSDEEDSEEESEEEDSEEDEDDEEDNDYKAMGHSLRPRKKNKQSSSRQKSSKSKSKKQSSSSSKQRTGPNSPADIDELVRQSSQSGVRRQALELERCEEILKKLMKFRYSWPFREPVSTEEAEDYLDIISQPMDFQTILGKCSQGSYRHAHDFLEDMKLVFSNAEEYNQQGSTVLSCMVKTEQTFTELLQKLLPGLSYLRRRSRKRISQAPATSEEEEEDDDEEEEEEEEEEEEEPKKKMQNGKSNRKKSGNGRVQRDEESESEEEEEDDGNEEEEEDDDDDDDGRRRSKRASATSGKKDYREQDSDGERDTRRTRQRGGRGDAGRGSSDDERSSHQRHSKRLKRS